The following DNA comes from Papaver somniferum cultivar HN1 chromosome 4, ASM357369v1, whole genome shotgun sequence.
TTAAGAAACATGCCTTCTGGATGGACAATGAACGAATGTGTAAGTGTACTAATTTTGGACTAACATCTTAAATTTTCATAACACAATTTTAATATTTGGTTGTATAATATAGGTTCATTCGAAACATAAATACGAAGCTGCAACCGGTAAAGCATTCCAATTATACGAATGTTATTTACTCCTGAAGCAAAGGTTGCCTGAAGAATACGATCCCGATATATTATGCCGTGAAGAGGGTGAAGATGATGACGAAGATAAGTTCGGCTGCGCCAACACtatagattttgtgggtacatctatagcaaaccctcccgagactaaacTCGGCCGTTAGGGACGCCTGACGGTTTAAAGGGTTGCTGCACCGACTAAGTGCAGtcacgatgcctgcgacaatgagttaggttTAATTTCCAGTAAGTTTCATTTAATGTACTACATAGTTTAAGtaccaaaataaaataagattGTTTACACATCTTTGTCACTTATAGTTACATATTTTACAAACTAAATACGACTTAGCAACTCCATGTGTACACTACAACAACCATATTCTACaaacaaaatacaacatttaACCTCAACAATGTCTACCCGTCTAGCGTAAATACTCTTAATCgtaaaagaaaacataaactgCAAATGAGTGTACACGGAACGTAAACGAAAAAAGGTCAAGAAACGGTTAGCCATTAACCGTTCTAAGAAAGAAAAACGGTCGATGGTTAGTCGTTCCATAAGAATGGACAATGGTTCTCCGTTATTATTGAGAAGAACGATCAATGCATGTCCGTTTTCTGCTTTTTAAAAATGGCTAACCATTAGCCGTTCCCGGAGTCGTCCCACTGGGATTCCCGTGCACTAGAAAAGCCTTACAGGAATACCCACCTTTGGCCATGCTTTTGTTGACTGGGAAGGATTTGGACATGCCCATAAGACCCAGTCTAAGCGGGGGGTAGGGGAGGGGGGGCTCCCTAGCACTTCCGGGCCAAAAGCATCGAGAGTTCAGCTCATAGCACCATGTAACGTAAGAGGGCAAGAAATATGGTTACCTTGGTATTTTTATTACAGAGATTATCTAACAGATAaatctactttctctctcctctatGTCACTTTTTTAGAGCGAGAGAGAATCGAGAGACTCAGTCCTCACTCAGACCAGTAaagtcttctcttctcttctcttctctcttcaAAAATCTCCATTACTGAGTCGCAGACTCGGTCTCCTCAAAAATGATGCCAGCAGAGCTTCAAACTCGTCCGAGTAGAACCCTAATCTCCCCCTCACTCTCCGCACCATCCTTTTCCCCATCATTCAATGGATCAAATTACTCATCATCACCAGAACGATTCCAAAACCCTAGATCTTCAAATTCCGTTTCAAATCGGTTTTCACCATCATCATTCATTCACAATCAACGAATCGCAATTGCTTTAGTTCCATCAGCTTTATTCTTACTTGATTTAGGTGGAACACCAGTTATAGCAACATTAACACTGGGTTTAATGGTCTCCTACATTCTTGATTCGCTGAGTCTTAAATCGGCTTCGTTCTTCGGCGTCTGGTTCTCACTAATCGCTTCTCAGATCGCTTTCTTCTTCAGTTCGAATCTGATTTCGTCTTTTAATTCTGTTTTTCTAGCAATTCTCGCTGGTTTTCTATGTGCACAAACGAATTTCTTGATTGGGATATGGATTTCGTTACAGTTTAAATGGATACAGATCGAGAATCCGTCAATTGTTGTTGCGTTAGAACGAGTGTTGTTCTCTTGTGTACCGATTTGTGCTAGTACCTTGTTTACTTGGGCTACTGTTTCTGCTGTTGGTATGATGAATTCAGCTTACTATTTTATGATTTTCAGCTGTGTATTCTATTGGTTGTTTACCATTCCAAGAGTATCATCGTTTAAATCGAAACAAGAGAATATTGGTTACCATGGTGGTGAAGTACCTGATGAGATTATGATATTAGGTCCATTGGAGAGTTGTATTCATACATTGCATTTACTATTCATGCCACTGCTGTTTCATATCGCGTCTCATCATGGGATTATGTTTGCTTCTATCAGTGATTTGCTTTTGCTGTTTTTCGTGCCCTTTTTGTTTCAACTTTATGCCTCAACTAGGGGAGGGTTATGGTGGGTTACGAAGAATTCAAATAGTTTGCAAAGTATTAGAGTTGTTAATGGTGCTGTTGCCTTGGTTGTCGTTGTTATTTGTTTGGAAATTAGAGTTGTTTTCCATTCGTTTGGTAGGTATATTCAGGTGCCACCGCCTTTGAGTTATCTACTTGTGACTATTTCGATGTTGGGAGGGGCTTCTGCTTTAGGTGCTTATGCAATTGGTATGATTGGTGATGCATTTAGCTCGGTTGCTTTTACAACTTTGTCCGTCTTAGTTAGTGCAGCTGGAGCGCTCGTCGTTGGGTTCCCCATTTGGGTATGTATTTGACTTCCAACTAGATTTGATTTTGTAGTTCAGATAGGTATCATTATGCATAAATTTCATTTGCTCTCCAAAAACCTGAATAATATTGCTCTTGCACACTGTTTAAGAATGCTATTGTGTGAACTGGGATCTAAAGAAAGAATTTTAGTCACACTGCTCCATTAGTGTCTGCTATTGTAGCCGTAATCCAATTGAATCATGATAACTTGTATAGCAAATTCCTTATCATTAATATTTGTTATCTTCAACTTGTCTATCAGTCTATGTGCAACCTAGGATGCTAAATAGCTTAGACAGATGCTGAGGTTTTCATTATGTGGTTTTATACGGACCCAGAAATATGTCTAAAGAATCTAAGAGAACGGGTTTGGTTGTTCTTGTAAATAATAGGAGTTATTGACTTATCAATGAGTGCCTTAGTTTCCACCAATTCACAAAAACAATAGGTCATGAGAGATGGGAGTACCTGCTATTAACAATTGGCATTCCTGAAGTAAATAAATTTAACGCTAGATAGGGCAACAATAGTTATGATTAACTCATGTAGCAGAGAAGCTGTTTGAGTAGGAAAGAGTTTTATGACTATTCTAACAAGAGGGTTGGTACTTTTTATTTCTGCCAGTAAACTCTTGTAACATGAAGCTATTTGTCATTTTGGTTTGCAGCTGCTTCCAGTTCCATTAATCTCAGGCTTTTATTTGGCACAATTTTTTACTAAGAAGAGCTTGCCATCATACTTTGTGTTTGTCCTTCTTGCAAGCGTGATGGTGTCATGGTTTGTTCTGCATAACTTCTGGGATCTCAAtatttggttggctgggatatcTCTCAAATCATTTTGTAAGATAATACTTGCTAATGTTATTCTGGCTATGGCTGTACCGGGGCTTGCTCTTCTCCCGCCCAAATTTCGGTTCCTGACTGAGATTGGTCTAATAAGCCATGCTTTGCTTCTGTGCTACATAGAGAATCGGTTTTTTACCTACGCCAGTGTATACTATTTTGGATTGGATGAAGATGTGATGTATCCAAGCTACATGGTTATTATGACAACGCTTGTTGGACTTGCGCTAGCAAGGAGGCTGGTTGTAGATCTTCGTATTGGACAAAAATCATTTTGGATATTGACTTGTCTTTATTCTTCCAAACTGGCTATGCTGTTTGTTACATCAAGGAATGTTGTATGGGTTGCAGCCGTGCTTCTACTGGCAGTTTCTCCTCCATTGCTTCTTTACAAGTATTAGCCTACCCGTTGCCAATTTTCTTTTCTTGCTTTATTAGTCTTCTTATGCAACGATTTGTTTGTGTTTCACTAACTTCCTTGTTTGAAAATTCAGGGAGAAGTCCAAAGCAGCTGGAAAAATGAAAGTTCGGCAAGGTTATGCACATGCTGGTGTGGTTGCTTTGGCCACATGGTTCTGCCGGGAAACAGTTTTTGAGGTTCTACAATGGTGGGTTGGAAGATCTCCATCCAATGGCTTGCTTCTTGGTTTCTGTATTGCGTTGACTGGATTGGCTTGCATACCCATAGTTGCTCTCCACTTTTCTCATGTTCAGGTACTCATACAATGTTATATGCTCTgtattccttttgaaatcatgaaTACCACACACATTGGCCCTGCTTGTTTTGTAGTTCTTGCCTGTCTAAATATGGAACCTTTTGAGACTGATCATGGCTGTGATCGTAATTTCAGAACAATTTGTTTGTTATGTGCGTGGTTTAGTATTTTCACATTCTGTTGGTAGTTATCATATGCTTTATCAAAAACAGTGGTATTGGTACTTCGGTGGAGACCGTTACGTTACATAGCTCTAACTTTAAGAAGATCACGTTGCTTATTCTGTTCTATCATATCTCCTTGTGCAGTCTGCAAAGAGATGCATACTACTGGTCTTGGCAACAGGACTGCTCTTTATCCTCTTGCAACCACCGGTTCCGTTGTCGTGGGGATTCCATTCTGACATTATCAGGGCAGCTCATATTTCTGTTGATGACGTCTCTATTTATGGCCTTGTAACTTCGAAGCCTACATGGCCATCTTGGTTACTCATTGCAGCAGTCCTGCTAACGTTATCAGCACTTACTTCTATTATCCCTATCAAGTACATTGTGGAGTTAAGGGCATTTTATTCAATTGGGGTCGGTATTGCCCTTGGTGTTTACATCTCTGCTGAATATTTCTTCCAAGCAACAATGTTGCATGCGCTCATAGTGACAACAATTGTATGCACCTCTGTCTTTGTGGTGTTCACTCACTTCCCATCTGCCTCAAGCACAAGACTACTACCTTGGATATTTGCCTTACTTGTGGCTCTCTTCCCAGTCACATACCTTCTTGAGGGCCAGATTAGAATGAAAAGCTTGGCAGATATGGGAGGAATCGGAGAAGCTGGGGAAGAAGACAAGAAAGTTACTATGTTGTTGGCCGTGGAGGGGGCTAGGACATCCCTTCTTGGGCTGTATGCTGCGATTTTCATGGTAATAGCTCTGGAGATAAAGTTTGAGCTTGCCTCGTTGATGCATGACAAGGCAACGGATGGTAGGGTTGGCGTTCAGAGCCGATCAGGGCAGAGAAGTTCTTCTGCTGGTTTCCCACCAAAGATGAGGTTTATGCAACAGAGAAGGGTCTCAACAGTGCCAACATTCACGATTAAAAGATTAGCTGCTGAAGGTGCTTGGATGCCATCAGTTGGTAATGTTGCCACTGTGATATGTTTTGCTATATGCCTAATCCTGAACCTTAACCTGACTGGTGGCTCGGACCGTGCAATATTCTTGCTGGCGCCAATATTACTACTCCTCAACCAAGACTCCGACTTAGTTGCTGGGTTCAAGGACCGCCAGAGATATTTCCCAGTGACTGTGGTAATCTCTGTATACTTGGTTGTGACTGCAGTTTACAGAATATGGGAAGAGGTTTGGCATGGGAACGCTTGGTGGGGATTAGAGATAGGAGGGCCTGACTGGTTCTTTGCAGTCAAGAACACTGCACTTCTTATCTTGACATTCCCAAGTCACATCCTGTTCAACCAGTTTGTGTGGAGCCACACGAAGCAGACCGATTCAAGACCTTTGCTTACGATGCCCCTGAATCTACCCCCCGTGATAATAACAGATGTAATCAAGGTCAAGATATTGGGGTTATTAGGACTTATTTATTCCCTAGCCCAGTACCTAATCTCGAGACAGCTCCATATTACAGGAATGAAGTATATTTAAATCAACCAACATACACTGTACAATATCTGTAGGTAAGTTTTTCAAGTGATATTTTTGAACCTTCTTCCGGTTCCCCTGATCATCATCTTCTGCATGTAATTGGATCTCTGTGTGTTACAGGTAGCCTTTCAGTGGGTGATTGGAGCTATGATATGCACCCGTTATATCCAATAGGATTCAGATTCCATAGTGCACTACACCAAACCAATATTGTCAACCACTGGGAAAGAGTTTCAAATGGGTATCCATTCAAAAAGGGGATAACCCAACTCCTACTGAGGAGTTGATCAATCAATGTATTTAAAATGAGCTTCTCCCCCTGGCTGTGCACAGCGCTTAACTTCCCCCATAAGGGTTTTAGATCACACTTATTCTTGTTGCTACATTTTGAATTTTTGTAGCTGTTAAGAGTACACAGACTGATGGGATATTGTTGCATAGATTGCTAGACAAATGTCAAGTTGTGGGGAACATTAACAAGAATATCAGATAATAGAGAGCCCTATGCTCCTTCAAACATGTTAGTTGTGTTCCATTTTACAAGAACTTCCTCAAGTAACTCAAAAATGTAACAACTTATTTTGAGGTGGGTCTATAACTTGGGCGTGTAGAAACACCAGACTTTGAAATTGGGTTGTCAGTGTTCGTGGCGCATTTGGACAGATCTCCTTTCTTAACTAAGCATAGTTGTGCACACTTTCTAAATTCATCAGGTATTTTCGTTTCCGGACAGAGTAATTGAATCCGCAGAAAGAAGCAGAAAAAAAGAAGAGTCGAGGTGTATGAACTCGGCATTTGGATTCCTCTGACGTGGTGGCCTAAGTAAGTCTCGTCTTTAGAACACGAACAAACACCAAAAAGATATAGATTGCGGAAGCTTACGATGGAGTcttagaacttgtttgtttgcagctgactcggcgtctgaatctgagtcaacccctgactcggaccgagtcagcagtcagaccgtttgttttccattttgagtcagatctgactcgacctctgactcagacataacccctgactcggactcatttgagtcaggtaacaaaacacccctgactcatgggaccaaatcactgactcacttatttccgagtcagatgagtcagatctgactcaaaacaaacatatcgactcagatccagatgagtcaggtgatttcactcagatccagatgaatcagatccagacgactcagatgagtcaggagtaaacaaacatggtgttaggCTCTTAGCTTTTCGGAAATCATCCAATGGTTGGCGGGTCTGCACGCAGAGGAAATAACAAATGAAGCTTCATAAAATGCACTCAAATGAAGCTCATCCAGAAGTATGGAAGTTACCAAGTATCAGCTTGGACCTGGAAAATATAAGAACGTTTAATCGGAAGAACAGAACAACTGCATAATGCAGTAACCAATTATGACATTAGTAACTCCAGTGGGGAGCCAAGTTTTAGGACTAATGGGGGCTAAATTTCATTTTTGGTTGGTGGACTAAACACTAAATTTTGGAGGATTGAACGTAATATATCTAGAAAAATAAGAACTATTTAGTGATTTTAAAATTTTCGGGGCGGAGAGTGGGACTAAAGCCAGGTCTAGCCCGTTTTTGGTTCCGACATTGAGTAACTAGCCCGTTTTTGGTTCCGACATTGAGTAACTCCACTGAACGTACCGAACTACCTCTTTAGATATTTAGGTCATTAACCCCTATTAGAGCATCTTCAACATTAAGGGTCATTCCATATGAAGATCTAAATAATACCTGTTTCTTGTGGGTCATCGTTACATGAACAAATAAACGAAAATAAAATTTTTATCTGATATGCTCAAGGCTTAtttaacaaaattttcttttttacaaGTTAAATGTGTCATATATTAATTAGATAGGATCCATTAACGAACTACTATGCGTaactttttttttgagaaaataagAGGAATTACATTTAAAATTAAGAATATTAAACAATATTTATAGTTCTTCAAAAATACAGTACTTCTTCGATCTTTTATGTCACCCATTGAGCTATCTACTAGTGTTGGAATCGTATTTGCTTGTGATACAATTATCACGATAGGATCCTGACCATTCCTATCAATTTTGATAGAAAGGTTTAAACATGATGAAAGAATCTTCTAAATGAT
Coding sequences within:
- the LOC113271510 gene encoding uncharacterized protein LOC113271510, whose translation is MMPAELQTRPSRTLISPSLSAPSFSPSFNGSNYSSSPERFQNPRSSNSVSNRFSPSSFIHNQRIAIALVPSALFLLDLGGTPVIATLTLGLMVSYILDSLSLKSASFFGVWFSLIASQIAFFFSSNLISSFNSVFLAILAGFLCAQTNFLIGIWISLQFKWIQIENPSIVVALERVLFSCVPICASTLFTWATVSAVGMMNSAYYFMIFSCVFYWLFTIPRVSSFKSKQENIGYHGGEVPDEIMILGPLESCIHTLHLLFMPLLFHIASHHGIMFASISDLLLLFFVPFLFQLYASTRGGLWWVTKNSNSLQSIRVVNGAVALVVVVICLEIRVVFHSFGRYIQVPPPLSYLLVTISMLGGASALGAYAIGMIGDAFSSVAFTTLSVLVSAAGALVVGFPIWLLPVPLISGFYLAQFFTKKSLPSYFVFVLLASVMVSWFVLHNFWDLNIWLAGISLKSFCKIILANVILAMAVPGLALLPPKFRFLTEIGLISHALLLCYIENRFFTYASVYYFGLDEDVMYPSYMVIMTTLVGLALARRLVVDLRIGQKSFWILTCLYSSKLAMLFVTSRNVVWVAAVLLLAVSPPLLLYKEKSKAAGKMKVRQGYAHAGVVALATWFCRETVFEVLQWWVGRSPSNGLLLGFCIALTGLACIPIVALHFSHVQSAKRCILLVLATGLLFILLQPPVPLSWGFHSDIIRAAHISVDDVSIYGLVTSKPTWPSWLLIAAVLLTLSALTSIIPIKYIVELRAFYSIGVGIALGVYISAEYFFQATMLHALIVTTIVCTSVFVVFTHFPSASSTRLLPWIFALLVALFPVTYLLEGQIRMKSLADMGGIGEAGEEDKKVTMLLAVEGARTSLLGLYAAIFMVIALEIKFELASLMHDKATDGRVGVQSRSGQRSSSAGFPPKMRFMQQRRVSTVPTFTIKRLAAEGAWMPSVGNVATVICFAICLILNLNLTGGSDRAIFLLAPILLLLNQDSDLVAGFKDRQRYFPVTVVISVYLVVTAVYRIWEEVWHGNAWWGLEIGGPDWFFAVKNTALLILTFPSHILFNQFVWSHTKQTDSRPLLTMPLNLPPVIITDVIKVKILGLLGLIYSLAQYLISRQLHITGMKYI